ACGTTCTCGCCACCCGAGATGTACATCTCCTTCTTCCGGCCGCAGATCGTGTAACGCCCCGCCGCGTCGCGGCACGCGAGATCGCCCGTGCGCAGCCAGCCGTCGGACGTCACCGCTTCGGCGGTGCGATCCGGCGCGCGGAAGTAGCCGGCGAACATCTGCGGGCCGCGCAGCCACAGCTCGCCCGGCTCGTCGACGTCGGCCGTGGTGCCGTCGTCGCGCACGAGCCGCATCTCGAGCCCCACGTTGGGCCAGCCGACGGTGTGCGGATGCGCGTCCGCGGTCTCGTCGTTCGTCGCGAAGCAGTTCGGGCCGCACTCCGTCAGACCGTACCCCTGCCGCATGCCGTAGCCCGCCGCGCGCACCGCGGCGCGCACGCTCGGCGGACACGGCGCGCCGCCGGAGATGAAGTAGCGAAGCCGCGGCAGCGGCGTGCCCCACCGCGGCGAGGCGAGCAGCATCGTGAGCTGCGTCGGCACCGCGAACGCGACCGTGCACGCCTGCTCGTCGAGCGCGGCGAGAAACCGGTCCGCGTCGAACCCGTCGCACAGCACGACCGTCGCGCCGACGTGCAGCAACGGCGTCGTGAACACGTGCCACCCGCCGGTGTGGAACATCGGCGTCGCCACCGGCGCCACGTCGTCGGGACCGAGCCGCCAGCCGACGGTCGTCGCGATCGCGTTGAACAGCAGCTGGCGGCGCGGGAGCACGACGCCCTTCGGCCGACCGGTGCTCCCCGACGTGTACAGGATCATCGTCGCGTCGTCGGCCGCGCCGGCGACGACGTTAGGCACGCGCGTCGAATCCTCGTCGTCCGCGGCGTCGAGGGCCAGCGCGGGCGTCGCGGCGCCGCGCTCCGCCTCGGCGCGCGCGGCGACCGTCGCGTGGCGCTCGTCGATCACCAGCACCGCCGGCTCGGCGTCCGTGAGCACGCGCGCGAGCTCGGGGACCGAGAGCCGCCAGTTCAGCGGCACGAGCGCCGCGCCGAGCCGCAGGCAGGCGTGGAACAGCGCCACGCACTCCACGCGCGTCCCCGCGAGCAGCGCCACCCGGTCGCCACGCCGCACGCCGTGGCGCGCGAGCCGCGCCGCCCACCGCATCGCCATCGCGTCGAGCGCCGCGTACGTCGTGCGACGCCCCGTCACGCCGTCGATCACCGCCGCGCGCTGCGGCGCCAGCCGCGCCCACCGCGCGACCGCGTCGTCGCCCTCCGGAAAGCTTGGCCACGCCGTGACCACGCCCCTCGTGGGCGTCGCGTACGCGGCGCCGACCTGCGCGCTCGTCGTCACTCGTCCCTCGGATGCCGCGCGAAGAACGCGAGCATCAGCTCCGTCGCCTCGGGGCCCGCCTCGTCGGCGAACGTGCCGGCGCGCGAGCCGCCCGACCACGCGTGCCCGAGCTCCGACACCACCGCGAGCTCGACGAGCGTCGACCCGCCGCGGCCCCACCGCGCCAGCTCCACGCGCCGCCCGCGCACCTCGGCCGACTCCGGCGCGCCGTTAGGCACGGGGCCGAACGCCATCGCCCACTGCTCCGCGATCTGGCGCGCATTGCGCGCGCTCACGGTGTTGTCCGCGAGCCCGTGCACGACCAGCAGCGGCACCGCGCGACTCGGCTCGCCCGCGACCGCGAGCAGCCGCGCGGCGAGGTCCATGCCGTCCGGCGCACCGGTGCGCATCATCGCCCACGCCGCCTCCGCCGTGACCGCGACGCCGACCGCCACGCCAGAGTGCGACGCCGCCGAAGCGTAGAGCTCCGGGTGCGACGCGGCGACGATGAGCGCCATGGCGCCGCCGGCGGAGATCCCCGCGAGGTACACGCGCCGCGCGTCGACGGCGAACCGCTGCATCACCTCGCGCGTGATCCCCGC
This DNA window, taken from Gemmatirosa kalamazoonensis, encodes the following:
- a CDS encoding extracellular catalytic domain type 1 short-chain-length polyhydroxyalkanoate depolymerase, whose protein sequence is MTAAPTQPPAVTVPAAEGRFEWHTYAGAPGARRYKLYVPASYDARRPAPLVVMLHGCTQDPDDLARGTRMNAAAERSGALVAYPEQVATANPLRCWRWFEAAQQRRDGEEVALVAGITREVMQRFAVDARRVYLAGISAGGAMALIVAASHPELYASAASHSGVAVGVAVTAEAAWAMMRTGAPDGMDLAARLLAVAGEPSRAVPLLVVHGLADNTVSARNARQIAEQWAMAFGPVPNGAPESAEVRGRRVELARWGRGGSTLVELAVVSELGHAWSGGSRAGTFADEAGPEATELMLAFFARHPRDE
- a CDS encoding class I adenylate-forming enzyme family protein gives rise to the protein MTTSAQVGAAYATPTRGVVTAWPSFPEGDDAVARWARLAPQRAAVIDGVTGRRTTYAALDAMAMRWAARLARHGVRRGDRVALLAGTRVECVALFHACLRLGAALVPLNWRLSVPELARVLTDAEPAVLVIDERHATVAARAEAERGAATPALALDAADDEDSTRVPNVVAGAADDATMILYTSGSTGRPKGVVLPRRQLLFNAIATTVGWRLGPDDVAPVATPMFHTGGWHVFTTPLLHVGATVVLCDGFDADRFLAALDEQACTVAFAVPTQLTMLLASPRWGTPLPRLRYFISGGAPCPPSVRAAVRAAGYGMRQGYGLTECGPNCFATNDETADAHPHTVGWPNVGLEMRLVRDDGTTADVDEPGELWLRGPQMFAGYFRAPDRTAEAVTSDGWLRTGDLACRDAAGRYTICGRKKEMYISGGENVFPGEVEAVLCDAPDVAEAAVVGVPDAKWGEVGHAFLVAARGASIDPAAVLAHARGALAGYKLPKRLTVLAELPRLGSGKVDRAALAARAGAES